One segment of Rhodopirellula baltica SH 1 DNA contains the following:
- a CDS encoding sigma-70 family RNA polymerase sigma factor produces the protein MQLMDQDLSQLIARGTKDGFLTYDEVNAYLPDEDVNPEKLNSLLLALENRGIQLIEASEKKARDAAARRPSPNVRGLRSVDMTADEESPEQILANEAASQSFSSADMPKASEDPIRMYLSQMAEIPLLSREEEIALAKKIEITRKQYRRSLLETDYALRATVDTLQKVHSGELPFDRTIKVSLTERLTKEQISQRMPHNLRTLNDLIAKNKADFEILVRRSASPRLKAEVRKQFLRRRRKCLELVEELSLRSRRVTPLLHQLEKISGRMTFIRERLADLGNDAMSRDEAADLRQELRELMLVTQESPTSLHNRMAKVRRHFDQYEATKRELSAGNLRLVVSIAKKYRNRGLSFLDLIQEGNTGLMRAVDKYEYRRGFKFSTYATWWIRQAITRAIADQARTIRIPVHMIDVLSKLRQAQKRLTQTLRREPTYEDIAEATDVPIEEVRRVMDIGRHPVSLDRPVGEGEDSSFGEFVQDSETDNPVRIAASGMLRNKIDELLKTLTFREREIIRLRYGLVDGYSYTLEECGRIFKVTRERVRQIEAKAVAKMQSPSRAERLSSYLKPAA, from the coding sequence ATGCAATTGATGGACCAAGATCTTTCGCAACTCATCGCCCGCGGAACCAAGGACGGTTTCCTCACCTACGATGAAGTCAACGCATACCTGCCCGATGAAGATGTCAACCCAGAGAAGCTCAACTCGCTTTTGTTGGCCCTGGAAAATCGTGGCATCCAACTGATTGAAGCCTCGGAAAAGAAGGCTCGCGACGCCGCTGCACGTCGCCCGTCCCCAAACGTTCGCGGACTGCGTTCGGTCGACATGACTGCCGACGAAGAATCGCCCGAACAAATCTTGGCAAACGAAGCCGCGTCGCAAAGCTTCTCTTCGGCTGACATGCCAAAGGCCAGCGAAGATCCCATTCGCATGTACCTCAGCCAGATGGCCGAGATCCCATTGCTGTCTCGCGAAGAAGAGATCGCACTGGCAAAGAAGATCGAAATCACTCGCAAGCAATACCGTCGCTCGCTGTTGGAAACCGACTACGCTTTGCGAGCCACCGTCGACACTCTGCAAAAAGTCCACTCGGGCGAACTTCCCTTCGACCGCACAATCAAAGTCTCGCTTACCGAGCGATTGACCAAGGAACAAATTTCCCAGCGAATGCCGCACAACCTGCGAACGCTGAATGATTTGATCGCCAAGAACAAAGCCGACTTTGAAATCCTGGTTCGACGCAGTGCATCGCCACGCTTGAAAGCCGAAGTCCGCAAGCAATTTCTTCGTCGCCGTCGCAAATGCCTGGAACTCGTCGAAGAATTGTCGCTGCGAAGCCGCCGCGTCACACCATTGCTGCATCAACTCGAAAAAATCTCTGGCCGAATGACTTTCATTCGTGAGCGTTTGGCCGACCTCGGCAACGACGCGATGAGCCGCGACGAAGCTGCTGATCTGCGTCAAGAACTTCGCGAATTGATGTTGGTCACACAAGAAAGCCCAACCAGCTTGCACAACCGCATGGCCAAGGTTCGCCGCCACTTTGATCAATACGAAGCAACCAAACGCGAACTCAGTGCCGGCAACCTTCGCTTGGTGGTTTCGATCGCGAAAAAGTACCGCAACCGCGGTCTGTCGTTCTTGGATCTGATTCAAGAAGGCAACACCGGCTTGATGCGAGCGGTCGACAAATATGAATATCGTCGCGGTTTCAAGTTCAGCACTTACGCAACATGGTGGATTCGTCAGGCGATCACTCGTGCCATCGCTGACCAGGCTCGCACAATCCGAATCCCCGTGCACATGATCGACGTTCTCAGCAAACTTCGCCAAGCACAAAAGCGACTCACTCAAACACTCCGTCGCGAGCCAACCTACGAAGACATTGCCGAAGCGACCGATGTTCCGATCGAAGAAGTTCGCCGAGTGATGGACATCGGACGACACCCCGTCAGCCTGGACCGTCCCGTCGGCGAAGGCGAAGACAGCAGCTTTGGCGAATTTGTCCAAGATAGCGAAACGGACAACCCGGTCCGTATCGCCGCCAGTGGCATGTTGCGAAACAAGATTGACGAACTGCTGAAAACACTGACCTTCCGCGAACGCGAAATCATTCGCTTGCGTTACGGCTTGGTTGATGGATACAGCTACACGCTCGAAGAGTGCGGTCGAATCTTCAAGGTCACTCGCGAACGCGTTCGTCAAATCGAAGCCAAAGCGGTTGCGAAGATGCAGAGCCCATCACGTGCCGAGCGTTTGTCGTCTTACCTCAAACCCGCCGCTTAA
- the ccoN gene encoding cytochrome-c oxidase, cbb3-type subunit I — protein sequence MIFTDHRCPWRLPLGCCRIRVWMLFNYGNLRIEMATGTPTNGPDDAALSSDSGTEEVRLEQFQYDDGIVRLFATATIVWGIVATLVGLIVAVLLVLPSITGGLPWFSFARLRPLHTNAAIFAFAGNGIFAAVYYSTQRLCKARMWSDVLSRLHFWGWQLIIVLAAITLPLGITQSREYAELEWPIDLLIAVVWLFIFGGNFLMTLIKRRERHMYVALWFYIATIVTVALLHVFNNLVIPAGWFKGYSVYAGVQDAFMQWWYGHNAVAFFLTTPFLGLMYYFLPKAAERPVFSYKLSIIHFWSLVFIYIWAGPHHLHYTALPEWASTLGMLFSLMLWMPSWGGMINGLLTLRGAWHKVAADPVLKFFVVGVTFYGMSTFEGPMLSIKSINAFTHYTDWTIAHVHAGALGWNGFMVFGMLYWLLPRLFQTKMWSDKLVSLHFWTGTIGILLYIIPIYAAGLMQGWMWRAMDDTGHLMYPDFIETTQSIVPLWWLRVVGGVLYVSGMLMLGINSMMTWMGRPAEYENPVHTAPRLTKTYIDHTPTPTSAIDGAPVLELGKKVSIWSQMGWHRRWERLPVRFTVFTTIAVVVATLFEVIPTFLIRSNVPTIATVKPYTPLELAGRHIFVSEGCYNCHSQMIRPIVSETKRYGEYSKPGEFIYDRPFQWGSRRIGPDLAREGGKQSSFWHWTHFENPENVSPGSVMPAYGHLLTEEMNYDAIAPHVKVAAYLGAEYTDEELNNTAEVAYKQAEYIAADIVAQGGPAKAYEKQAVALIAYLQRVGVDLFATEEPAAEESAEPADADSESSEETAEPAVEEAAQAVTGDGPNQDTFVVN from the coding sequence GTGATCTTCACTGATCACCGATGCCCGTGGCGATTGCCGCTTGGGTGTTGCCGCATTCGTGTTTGGATGCTGTTCAACTACGGAAATCTGAGGATAGAAATGGCGACTGGTACGCCGACGAACGGTCCGGATGACGCAGCCTTGTCATCGGACTCAGGCACAGAAGAGGTTCGGCTGGAACAGTTTCAATATGACGACGGCATTGTCCGTTTGTTTGCGACGGCCACGATTGTGTGGGGCATTGTCGCAACCCTGGTTGGTCTGATCGTCGCTGTGCTGCTGGTGCTTCCGTCGATCACGGGTGGATTGCCCTGGTTCTCGTTCGCGAGGCTGCGTCCTCTGCACACCAACGCCGCCATCTTCGCATTTGCCGGCAACGGAATTTTCGCCGCGGTCTACTACAGCACACAACGACTTTGCAAAGCCCGTATGTGGAGCGACGTCCTCAGTCGTCTGCACTTCTGGGGTTGGCAACTCATCATTGTCCTGGCAGCCATCACGCTTCCTCTGGGGATCACCCAAAGCCGCGAATATGCGGAACTGGAATGGCCGATCGATTTGTTGATCGCGGTCGTTTGGTTGTTCATTTTCGGTGGCAACTTTTTGATGACGTTGATCAAGCGACGCGAGCGACACATGTACGTCGCGTTGTGGTTCTACATTGCCACGATCGTGACCGTCGCGCTGTTGCACGTGTTCAACAACCTCGTCATTCCCGCTGGTTGGTTCAAAGGGTACAGCGTTTACGCGGGTGTCCAAGACGCATTCATGCAGTGGTGGTATGGCCACAACGCGGTTGCGTTTTTCTTGACGACGCCATTCCTGGGGCTGATGTACTACTTCCTGCCCAAGGCGGCTGAACGGCCGGTTTTCAGCTACAAACTCAGCATCATCCACTTCTGGTCGCTGGTCTTCATTTACATTTGGGCCGGTCCTCACCACCTGCACTACACCGCACTTCCCGAATGGGCCAGCACACTGGGCATGTTGTTCAGCCTGATGCTGTGGATGCCCAGCTGGGGTGGAATGATCAATGGTTTGCTGACCCTGCGTGGTGCATGGCACAAAGTCGCCGCTGATCCGGTGCTGAAGTTCTTTGTCGTCGGCGTAACATTCTACGGCATGAGCACCTTTGAAGGCCCCATGTTGTCGATCAAGTCGATCAACGCGTTCACTCACTACACCGATTGGACCATCGCACACGTTCACGCGGGTGCACTCGGTTGGAACGGATTCATGGTGTTCGGAATGCTGTACTGGCTGCTACCACGGTTGTTCCAAACCAAAATGTGGAGCGACAAACTGGTCAGCTTGCACTTCTGGACCGGGACCATCGGAATCCTGCTCTACATCATCCCGATCTACGCTGCTGGCCTGATGCAAGGCTGGATGTGGCGAGCGATGGATGACACCGGCCACTTGATGTACCCGGACTTCATTGAAACAACTCAATCCATCGTTCCACTGTGGTGGCTGCGAGTTGTAGGAGGCGTGCTGTACGTCAGCGGCATGCTGATGCTGGGTATCAACTCCATGATGACATGGATGGGACGCCCTGCTGAGTATGAAAACCCAGTTCATACCGCACCTCGCTTGACCAAAACCTACATCGATCACACACCGACTCCCACCAGTGCGATTGATGGTGCCCCAGTGCTGGAGCTCGGCAAAAAGGTCAGTATTTGGAGTCAAATGGGATGGCACCGTCGTTGGGAACGGTTGCCAGTTCGTTTCACTGTGTTCACCACAATCGCCGTCGTTGTCGCCACATTGTTTGAGGTGATTCCGACGTTCTTGATCCGGTCCAATGTGCCGACCATCGCGACCGTCAAACCATACACACCGTTGGAACTCGCCGGACGACACATCTTCGTCTCGGAAGGCTGTTACAACTGCCACTCACAAATGATTCGCCCAATCGTTTCGGAAACCAAACGCTACGGCGAGTACAGCAAGCCAGGCGAATTCATCTACGATCGTCCGTTCCAGTGGGGCAGCCGCCGCATCGGTCCTGACTTGGCTCGCGAAGGTGGCAAGCAAAGCAGCTTTTGGCATTGGACTCACTTCGAGAACCCAGAGAACGTTTCGCCGGGAAGTGTGATGCCCGCCTATGGGCATCTCCTGACCGAGGAAATGAACTACGACGCCATCGCCCCACACGTCAAAGTCGCGGCCTACTTGGGCGCGGAGTACACCGACGAAGAGCTGAACAACACGGCCGAAGTCGCTTACAAACAAGCTGAATACATCGCGGCGGACATTGTCGCGCAAGGTGGCCCCGCGAAGGCTTACGAAAAACAAGCGGTCGCGTTGATCGCCTATCTGCAACGCGTCGGCGTGGACTTGTTCGCGACGGAAGAACCGGCCGCGGAAGAATCCGCCGAACCAGCAGACGCGGACTCCGAATCGAGTGAAGAAACCGCTGAACCTGCGGTTGAAGAAGCGGCCCAGGCCGTAACGGGCGACGGACCAAACCAAGACACTTTCGTGGTGAACTAG
- a CDS encoding cbb3-type cytochrome c oxidase N-terminal domain-containing protein translates to MSQVTEYDNAPKTDHAYDGIEEFDNPLPGWWKWLFVASIVFSPFYFLFYHGGAAGRSVEDQYGIALAENTRLQFAEIGDLNPDEATLASYMNKPNWVRVGQSVFKANCISCHGREGEGQVGPNLTDEYYKNVKNIEDIAKVIINGAGGGAMPKWSDRLHPNEIVLVSAYVATLRGQNIESNRGPEGKNIPPWPEPVEDEPETPEE, encoded by the coding sequence ATGAGCCAAGTGACAGAATACGACAACGCGCCCAAGACCGATCACGCATATGACGGGATCGAGGAGTTCGACAATCCGTTGCCGGGTTGGTGGAAGTGGTTGTTTGTTGCTTCGATCGTGTTCAGCCCGTTCTACTTCCTCTTCTATCACGGCGGTGCCGCTGGTCGTTCGGTGGAAGATCAGTACGGCATCGCTTTGGCGGAAAACACTCGTCTGCAATTCGCAGAAATCGGTGATTTAAATCCAGACGAAGCGACCCTGGCCAGCTACATGAACAAACCCAATTGGGTTCGTGTCGGTCAGTCTGTCTTCAAAGCCAACTGCATCTCTTGCCATGGGCGCGAAGGCGAAGGGCAGGTTGGTCCAAACCTGACCGATGAATACTACAAGAACGTGAAGAACATCGAAGACATCGCCAAGGTCATCATCAATGGTGCCGGTGGCGGAGCGATGCCGAAGTGGTCGGATCGGCTGCATCCGAACGAAATCGTTCTGGTTTCCGCGTATGTCGCAACGTTGCGTGGCCAGAACATTGAAAGCAACCGAGGTCCGGAAGGCAAAAACATTCCACCGTGGCCCGAACCTGTTGAAGACGAACCCGAAACCCCCGAAGAATAA